A stretch of DNA from Rattus rattus isolate New Zealand chromosome 1, Rrattus_CSIRO_v1, whole genome shotgun sequence:
CCAGGACCAATAGTTCAGGGATGGCCCcatacccacaatgggctgcctGCCCCCAGTCAAtcatcagttaagaaaatgctctatatAGGCTTGCCCACTGGCCAATCTAGGGGAGTTTTCTCATCTGAGGGTCCCTCTTTCAAAGTGACtataacttgtgtcaagttgatataaaacctGCTAGCACACCAATTAAATATGTCTACTTTAAAACCCTATATCAGTGCTAGAGACcagagctgggtcctctgcaagaactcTGCAGCCCATGGAAAACTTCCTAATCATGGAGCATGTCTATgacctcagcactgaggaggttcAGGCAGCCAAAGCTGCAGCAGGGATAGTTACTAAAGAGACAGACAGTAGAGGGTTGAAACACTTTAATCACAGAAGAATAAACAATAGTATAAAATCATTAACAGCACAACCAGTGGCTGCTGTTCTCCGAATCTCAGctcatcctctcctcccctcccctccctgcgtACCATTGAATAAGCAGCAGGGCGTCAGTGGCTGTCCCTGACACTATCAGGTGGTAGGAAGGGGGCATGTGGCTACAGTGATCCTGGTATCTATCCAGAGTGTTCCATCAGGTGAAAATTACTTCCTCCTCCAAAAGAACAGTCTCCAAGTGCTGGAGCCGAGTGGCTGCACCACTGACTTCCATGGACCAGGAACTTAAGAGTCTCAAGAGCAATGGAAGGAGGACACAGCTGGTTGGGAGACAGCTTAACTCAAGATACAGCGAATGCTGGACTGGAGGTGATTCAGAAGTGACCAGACACTGACTAGTAATCCAGCCTTGTGCCCAACCTAGTGGATGACGCTCATCCACATGCATGATGCACATGtacagacgcacagacacacagacaaagagcCAGTGATGTCACTGAAGGACCAGGGCATTAAATACAAAATGGCAGagtttctttaaaacacaaaaacatttgtTTCTCAGATTCTCCTCAGTGCCTGGCAGTCCCTCTAGTCACAGGAGTGTATACGTGGGGAGGCCCCAAAGTGTAGGTTGCCAGCGGCTTTACAAGTCCCCTGCTCCTCAGCCAAGTGGCTGCCTCCCATGCGGCCGTTCATGCAGTTGGCACCGTTGCTGGAGCTGCTGCCAGAGAGGTTGTTCGTGTGTGTGGTCTCGTCTTCCTCTGAGCTGCTTTCTACATCACTGCGGTCATCCTTAGACACCTGAGTGGGACAGAACGAAGCGCGGCAAACATGATACTTTCCCAGAGTCTCAGAAGCCCAGGAGAGCCCACTCTCTTGTACTGTCTCTGGGTTCAGGTGACAGCTGTCACTGGCTTCCCCAGGCCACTGTAAAGTCAGGAATGGGCCGGCAGTGTGGAGCCTTCCCAATCCTACTGACCCGGTGGCTTTGccctttgttttgtatttcaaatgaGAGGTGTGGATTAGGGCAGCATTTCCAATGAGTCACCTGCATATGAGAGTGCTTCaaattctgtttctctgtattgggccataaaagtaaagaaaactcagtgacgtgtttgtgtgtgtgtgtgtgtgtgtgtgtgtgtgtgtgtgtgtgtgtgtgtgtgtgtgtgtgtgtgtgtggtgtgacccCTGTAACATACAAACAGTGACAGACGCATGTCATTTAAAGAGCATTCAGTAGGAAGGAAcatggctcctgctgctgctgttacaaAGGAAGGGCGGTTGGTTTAGATGGTGTGTGACTCTGCAGTTGACTGTAGCTGTTGACTCTCAACTCAGAGAAATGTCTAGGGAATTCCCAGAGGGCATGATGTCTCCAGAGTGACGTAAGGAGAGGTTCAAAGGCAAACCACATTACAGACTTAATTTGGGGACGGAATCTGGTAACCTCAGCTCCAGTCAACAACAGTCACGTAGGTTAGGTGAGCGAACACATTCTAAGACAGATGGGACAGGAAGTACAGCTGGAGGGAGAACCGTTCAGACAGGTGCTTCTCTCAACACTAGAAGCACAGATGCACTTACATGCAAAGGATGGAACTGTCCAGCTGCCACcaggcagagaaaagaggaaggaggtgagAAAAGAGCAGAGGGTACAGAGCCTGGGTCTAATCCCTCCTGGGTAGGTCACCTAGTCAGGAGAGAAACgcagggagaagagagatgtCCAGTAGCTGCAAGATGCCCAGGCACACATACAAGTTCTGAAACCAATTACAGCCATCAAGAACAATGACAAGAGAATAATAAACACCCAGGCTACACCCATTGTGCGTGTGGTCTGGAGAGACCATCCCACTTGGGACTCTGCACAACTGACAGCTTTCTGGCTTGATCCAGTGTGACTGCTTTAGAACTTGCAAATTTCAATTATGTTCTATGATTAAATGGCCCCTCTCGGGGATAGAACTAGCTAGACAGAATGCATGAGACCCTGGGCTCAGCTTTCAACACTGTCTTAAAAGACAGGGGTATCTTTGTGACTTTTGCACTTAAACATATAACACTTCAGTGTTTATTGAAGACTCTGGCTTCAACCAGTGAGTGAGGCAGATGTTTAGAGACCAATCCTGTGTAAAGCTGCCTTCGCTTAACTAGAGACTTTTACATCATTCCTAGACAGCCCAACCCCCTGGCTTTCCAGTTTGCATCTGCAGCTCCACATCAAAGGCCACCCTTTTGGTTTTTGTCAGGTattccaggatggcctcagacttgtCAGGTAGCAAAGGACAACCTGCACTTGTGATTTTCCTGCTCCATCTCCCTAGCACAGGGGTAACAGGCATACACAGGCCACCGTGCTGGTTCTGTATCAAACTCAGCATTCCCTCGGCATTACATCATGGTGACCGAGCTGCACCCTAGCCTACTTGTGTAGCTGAGGCTCCCAGGCTGGGCAGAGGTCTGCAGAGTCAGACCCATGTTTCTGCATGGTCCAAAGAaagaaggatgcttcatcctTACCTTTCCCCGGACCAAGGCTTTAAAAGCAGTTCGTGCGATTAGGTAGGACCAGATGACATGCAGCATCTGTAGGATCAGGAGGAGGCCATTGAAGAGCCACCAGGAAGGAAAGGGCCCAATAATCTCCCAGCTCTCAAAGAGGGTTGTGTTCAGAATCCTAGAAGAAGGAGACAACAGTCAAACTGTAGAGTCAAGCGAGGCAGACGAGAAGAGACAACGGCCAGGACCCGgatcctctgtcctcctcctgcACACTCTCTGTTGCAGTGACAGGGATAGTTCTTCCACagggaatgaaagagaaaaggaaggcacCTACGGTGTTTTTTACCTTCTGAGACAAGAAGAAGAGATGGAGTCTTAGGAAGTGATGGGGTATCTTACTATCAATCACTTCACACAGTCAGGATGGCAGCAGGCCTGTATCCTGGGAATGGTTTCGAGGCTCAGGTACAGAGGACAGTGGGTAACTGATTTGCTGATACGAAGCAAAAAATTCTAAGAGCATTGACTTTAGTCGAGGTCAAGAGTGTAGAAgggacatgcatgcacatgtctgtgctggtcaggatgaggaagagggcagaggaggggtgCGGGCTCACTGGAGACACTGCATACAGCATCCGAGGTCCTGCAGAGTCCAGAGCACATGGGTCTCAGTGTTCGACTGGCAAGAGGAGACTGGAAAACCTAGGCTGGCAGAGGTACTGTCAATACCTACCACAGCTCACAGCCTTGAGACTTACCACAAAGGGAAGATCCCTAGACGAGTAACCATAAAAGCTGCACCAAAGATCACAAAGAGGGTGTTACAGAGCCGCTCCTGTCTGGCGTAATTAGCCAGCTTGGCAGCCTAGCCAAAGATAAAAATGAGTTGGGGACAAAGTCAGTCTTCACATgtcaagaaaaggagaaaggaatccCGACCATCAGGATGGGCTCTTACTTCTAGCAAGGAGTCGGCGGAGTCATGCAGACACAAGATGATGGCTCCCACTCGCACCATGTTGTTGATGTAGGAGAAACTGATGAGCGTGACGGCGATCAAATGATGCATAAACATCATCAGGAAgtcctggggagggagggaggacagcaaAGGACAGGCTATGCAAACCAACCAGCTGCTGTCCCCAGGGTCTTAACCTGTGCACCCCTCAGTGCCTAAGAGCAAGCACCTCAACTGTTTGTCAGCTCTAGCTccacagcaccctcttctggccgctgCGGGTCCTGAGCtcaacacaggacacacacaactGGAGTTAACCTTAACTGCCAGAGAACGGCTGATTAGCTGCAATTCATCAGCTTGGTTGCTGtcttgtttttcgagacagggttctctgtatggctctggctgtcctggaatccactCTGCAGGTGGCCTCGAGCTCAGAGATTCGCCTGTCTGGAGATTAAGGTGCTGTGCCTCTACCCACCAAGAATTCATCTTACTGCAAATAGTTACGGCTTTGAGGTTTAAGTCTGTCTTTCTTGGGTTCACAGGCCAAACTGACCCTGAGGCACTCTTCAACAGTTGTTACATGATTCGGTGTAGAAGTGAAGTGTCCACAGGCTCTTTGCCCACTGGTGGCACTATCTTGGGAGGCTGTGGAACTTTAGGGATGGCAGGGCCCAGCTGGAGGTAGATGAGAGGGGGCCGTCGTCTGAAGGCTACACTGGCTGGCTGAGGGCTCCTAGGGCACTTTCTCTGCCCCCTGTTTCAGTGATGTAGTTGGCTTCCACTACACCTATTACCATGAACTCAGCTACTCCTGCACCTTCCCTGCTGTGAGCCAAAATCAACTTTTCATctttaaattgtttctgtcaaatatagttttataaaatataagtcaTATGGAACTATCATTGTGGACAGTCAACTCACTTTTCTgaatcttaaagatttatttatatatttcatgtatgtgagtacactgtagctgtcttcagacacaccagaagagggcatcagatcccattacagatggttgtgagccaccatgtggttgctgggaattgaactcaggatctctggaagagcagttggtgctcttaacctttgagccatctctccagcctgaatctttttttttttttttcttttcttttcttttttttggagctggggactgaacccagggccttgggcttgctaggcaagcgctctaccactgaactaaatccccaacccctccagcctgaatcttaattttctaaaattaggCTTTCCCCGAACCAGGCCTTGGTGCCCCAAGTTCTGACTGACTCCCTGAGCTTTGGTGTAAAGCACCGCTAGAGCGAAGAAGGACGGAGCATGCATATTGGCCGCCTGGCTGCTCCGCCGCTGCCCTGACCACCTCACACATGCTCCACCATTACACATGCTCCACCATTAGCCACGTTAAGCTAATGACAGTGATGTCACACCCACTTTCTGTCAATGAGGGAGAGAGTGTCATGACGGTAGTGGCAGAACTGTTAGAAAGCAGCTGAGGGGTTGATGTCCTTACCTTTCTTTTAACATCTATAAACTGAGAGAACACAAGGGACCAGTAGAAGGCCAGCTGTGTGAGGTAGTAGTAATAGAGCTCTCTTGAGAGTGgct
This window harbors:
- the Cers5 gene encoding ceramide synthase 5 isoform X1, whose protein sequence is MATAAAEALGLLWGWLWSGRFWLPQNVSWADLEGPGDGYGYPRARHVLSVFPLAAGLFSVRMLFERFIAKPCALRIGIEDSAVYQVESNDTLEKVFTSITKYPDEKRLKGLSKQLDWDVRKIQCWFRHRRNQDKPPTLTKFCESMWRFTFYFCIFCYGVRFLWSMPWLWDTRQCWYNYPYQPLSRELYYYYLTQLAFYWSLVFSQFIDVKRKDFLMMFMHHLIAVTLISFSYINNMVRVGAIILCLHDSADSLLEAAKLANYARQERLCNTLFVIFGAAFMVTRLGIFPLWILNTTLFESWEIIGPFPSWWLFNGLLLILQMLHVIWSYLIARTAFKALVRGKVSKDDRSDVESSSEEDETTHTNNLSGSSSSNGANCMNGRMGGSHLAEEQGTCKAAGNLHFGASPRIHSCD
- the Cers5 gene encoding ceramide synthase 5 isoform X2; translated protein: MATAAAEALGLLWGWLWSGRFWLPQNVSWADLEGPGDGYGYPRARHVLSVFPLAAGLFSVRMLFERFIAKPCALRIGIEDSAVYQVESNDTLEKVFTSITKMPWLWDTRQCWYNYPYQPLSRELYYYYLTQLAFYWSLVFSQFIDVKRKDFLMMFMHHLIAVTLISFSYINNMVRVGAIILCLHDSADSLLEAAKLANYARQERLCNTLFVIFGAAFMVTRLGIFPLWILNTTLFESWEIIGPFPSWWLFNGLLLILQMLHVIWSYLIARTAFKALVRGKVSKDDRSDVESSSEEDETTHTNNLSGSSSSNGANCMNGRMGGSHLAEEQGTCKAAGNLHFGASPRIHSCD
- the Cers5 gene encoding ceramide synthase 5 isoform X3; the encoded protein is MTPLRRCSHLSLRWRFTFYFCIFCYGVRFLWSMPWLWDTRQCWYNYPYQPLSRELYYYYLTQLAFYWSLVFSQFIDVKRKDFLMMFMHHLIAVTLISFSYINNMVRVGAIILCLHDSADSLLEAAKLANYARQERLCNTLFVIFGAAFMVTRLGIFPLWILNTTLFESWEIIGPFPSWWLFNGLLLILQMLHVIWSYLIARTAFKALVRGKVSKDDRSDVESSSEEDETTHTNNLSGSSSSNGANCMNGRMGGSHLAEEQGTCKAAGNLHFGASPRIHSCD